In Lysinibacillus sp. FSL M8-0337, the following proteins share a genomic window:
- a CDS encoding energy-coupling factor ABC transporter ATP-binding protein, producing the protein MPEILSLNNVTFSYTPENQELRNAVENVSFAVQEGEWIAIVGHNGSGKSTIAKLMNGLLFPQQGDVRILREVLNEDNLWECRSQMGMVFQNPDNQFVGATVQDDVAFALENNGIPFEEMVKRVHAALEQVKMSNFLDHEPHHLSGGQKQRVAIAGALALKPKLLILDEATSMLDPQGRVEVLQTVQTLRAETGLTVLSITHDLEEAMLADRILFMNDGKKFAEGSPAEIFSLGDKLTELGLDLPFAMKLSKLLQKEGVPLMGQHMTEEELVNDLWTSNFNK; encoded by the coding sequence ATGCCCGAAATTTTATCGTTAAATAATGTGACGTTTTCATATACACCTGAAAATCAAGAGCTGCGAAACGCTGTTGAAAATGTAAGCTTTGCCGTCCAAGAAGGTGAGTGGATTGCCATCGTTGGTCATAATGGTTCAGGGAAATCTACGATCGCCAAATTAATGAATGGTTTATTATTCCCGCAGCAGGGGGATGTTCGTATACTGCGTGAAGTCTTAAATGAAGATAACCTATGGGAATGCCGCTCACAAATGGGCATGGTGTTTCAAAATCCAGACAATCAATTTGTAGGGGCAACCGTGCAAGATGATGTTGCCTTTGCACTTGAAAATAACGGCATACCGTTTGAAGAAATGGTAAAACGTGTACATGCCGCGTTGGAACAAGTGAAGATGAGTAACTTTTTAGATCATGAGCCACATCATTTATCGGGTGGACAGAAGCAACGTGTTGCGATTGCAGGGGCATTAGCATTAAAGCCAAAGTTGCTTATATTAGATGAAGCCACATCTATGTTAGACCCACAAGGCCGTGTCGAAGTATTACAAACTGTCCAAACATTACGCGCAGAAACAGGGCTAACGGTGTTATCCATTACCCATGATTTAGAAGAGGCCATGTTAGCTGATCGTATACTATTTATGAACGATGGTAAGAAGTTTGCGGAAGGATCACCTGCTGAAATTTTTTCACTGGGGGACAAATTAACGGAGCTAGGGCTTGATTTACCATTTGCCATGAAGTTATCAAAGTTATTGCAAAAGGAAGGTGTTCCGTTAATGGGACAACATATGACAGAAGAAGAGTTGGTGAATGATCTATGGACATCAAACTTCAACAAGTAA
- the rplQ gene encoding 50S ribosomal protein L17: MGYRKLGRTSSQRKAMLRDLATDLIINERIETTEARAKEVRKAVEKMITLGKRGDLHARRQAAAFIRRELVTTTDEEGNETTSFALQKLFDDVAPRYAERQGGYTRILKVGPRRGDGAPVVVIELV; the protein is encoded by the coding sequence ATGGGTTACAGAAAACTTGGTCGTACAAGTTCTCAACGTAAAGCGATGTTACGTGACTTAGCTACTGATTTAATCATTAACGAGCGTATCGAAACTACTGAGGCTCGCGCTAAAGAAGTACGTAAAGCTGTTGAAAAAATGATTACTTTAGGTAAACGCGGAGATTTACACGCACGCCGTCAAGCTGCTGCATTCATCCGTCGTGAACTAGTAACAACTACTGACGAAGAAGGTAACGAAACAACTTCATTTGCGCTACAAAAGCTATTTGATGATGTTGCACCACGTTACGCAGAACGTCAAGGTGGTTACACTCGTATTCTTAAAGTAGGTCCTCGTCGTGGTGACGGTGCACCTGTTGTTGTGATTGAATTAGTTTAA
- the rpsK gene encoding 30S ribosomal protein S11, which yields MARKQQTRKRRVKKNIESGIAHIRSTFNNTIVTITDMQGNAVSWSSAGALGFRGSRKSTPFAAQMAAETAAKTSLEHGLKTLEVTVKGPGAGREAAIRALQAAGLEVTAIKDVTPVPHNGCRPPKRRRV from the coding sequence ATGGCTCGTAAACAACAAACTCGTAAACGTCGTGTGAAAAAGAATATCGAATCTGGTATTGCACACATTCGTTCTACATTTAACAATACAATTGTAACGATTACAGATATGCAAGGTAACGCTGTATCTTGGTCAAGTGCTGGTGCTCTTGGTTTCCGTGGTTCACGTAAATCTACACCATTCGCTGCTCAAATGGCTGCAGAAACTGCTGCTAAAACATCCCTTGAACATGGTCTGAAAACGTTGGAAGTAACTGTTAAAGGTCCTGGTGCTGGTCGTGAAGCTGCAATTCGTGCACTTCAAGCTGCTGGTTTAGAAGTAACTGCTATTAAAGACGTTACTCCAGTTCCTCACAATGGTTGCCGTCCGCCAAAACGTCGTCGCGTGTAA
- the rpmJ gene encoding 50S ribosomal protein L36 — MKVRPSVKPICEKCKVIRRRGKVMVICENPKHKQKQG; from the coding sequence ATGAAAGTGAGACCATCTGTGAAACCGATCTGCGAAAAATGTAAAGTAATTCGCCGACGCGGTAAAGTAATGGTAATCTGTGAAAATCCTAAACACAAACAAAAACAAGGTTGA
- the infA gene encoding translation initiation factor IF-1 — MAKDDVIEVEGTVVETLPNAMFKVELENGHVILAHVSGKIRMHFIRILPGDKVTIELSPYDLTRGRITYRFK; from the coding sequence ATGGCGAAAGATGATGTAATTGAAGTCGAAGGGACAGTTGTTGAGACTTTGCCAAACGCGATGTTTAAGGTAGAATTAGAAAATGGACATGTGATTTTAGCACACGTTTCTGGTAAGATTCGTATGCACTTTATCCGTATTCTACCTGGAGATAAGGTTACTATCGAGTTATCTCCTTATGATTTAACTCGCGGTCGTATCACATACCGTTTTAAATAA
- a CDS encoding DNA-directed RNA polymerase subunit alpha — translation MIEIEKPKIETVEISEDSKYGKFVVEPLERGYGNTLGNSLRRILLSSLPGAAVTSIQIDGVLHEFSTVEGVVEDVASIILNVKKLALKIYSDEEKVIEIDVKGDGTVTAADITHDSDVEILNPDLYIATIAKNGHLRMRMYAQRGRGYTPADQNKREDLPIGVIPIDSIYTPVSRVNFQVENTRVGQSSDYDKLSLDVWTDGSIGPKEAISLGAKILTEHLNIFVGMTDEAQTAEIMVEKEEDQKEKVLEMTIEELDLSVRSYNCLKRAGINTVLELANKSEDDMMKVRNLGRKSLEEVKAKLEELGLGLRKED, via the coding sequence ATGATCGAAATTGAAAAACCAAAGATTGAAACGGTGGAGATCAGCGAAGATTCCAAATATGGAAAGTTTGTTGTAGAACCGCTTGAACGCGGATATGGAAACACTTTGGGTAATTCTTTACGTCGTATCCTTCTGTCTTCATTACCAGGAGCTGCTGTCACTTCAATCCAAATTGATGGCGTTCTTCACGAATTCTCAACTGTAGAAGGCGTTGTGGAAGATGTAGCTTCAATTATTTTGAACGTGAAAAAGCTTGCTCTTAAAATCTACTCTGACGAAGAAAAAGTTATTGAGATTGATGTAAAGGGCGATGGAACAGTTACGGCTGCTGACATTACACATGACAGTGACGTAGAAATTTTAAACCCAGATCTATATATTGCAACAATCGCTAAAAACGGTCATTTACGTATGCGTATGTACGCTCAACGCGGCCGTGGTTACACTCCTGCTGATCAAAACAAACGTGAGGATCTTCCTATCGGCGTGATCCCGATCGACTCTATTTACACTCCAGTATCACGCGTCAATTTCCAAGTGGAAAATACTCGTGTAGGTCAGTCTTCTGACTACGACAAACTTTCTCTTGATGTGTGGACAGATGGTAGCATCGGTCCGAAAGAGGCGATTTCGCTCGGAGCAAAAATTTTAACCGAGCATCTAAACATCTTCGTTGGCATGACAGATGAGGCTCAAACTGCTGAAATCATGGTCGAAAAAGAAGAAGATCAAAAAGAAAAAGTTTTAGAGATGACTATCGAAGAACTTGATCTTTCTGTTCGTTCTTACAACTGCTTAAAACGCGCTGGTATTAATACAGTACTAGAACTTGCGAATAAGTCAGAAGACGATATGATGAAAGTTCGTAACCTTGGACGTAAGTCATTAGAAGAGGTAAAAGCGAAGTTAGAAGAGCTTGGTTTAGGGTTACGCAAAGAAGACTAA
- the rpsM gene encoding 30S ribosomal protein S13, with product MARIAGVDIPRDKRVVISLTYIYGIGKTTAQKVLAGAGISEDTRVRDLTEDQLNLIREQLDSYKLEGDLRRETSLNIKRLMEIGSFRGIRHRRGLPVRGQNTKNNARTRKGPRKTVANKKK from the coding sequence ATGGCACGTATTGCTGGTGTTGACATTCCTCGCGACAAACGCGTGGTAATTTCATTAACTTACATTTACGGTATTGGTAAAACTACAGCTCAGAAAGTATTAGCTGGCGCAGGTATTTCAGAAGATACACGCGTACGCGACTTAACTGAAGATCAGTTAAACTTAATCCGTGAACAATTAGATTCTTACAAACTTGAAGGTGACTTACGTCGCGAAACTTCATTAAACATTAAACGTCTGATGGAAATCGGTTCATTCCGTGGTATCCGTCACCGTCGTGGTTTACCTGTTCGTGGTCAAAATACGAAGAACAATGCGCGTACGCGTAAAGGTCCTCGTAAAACAGTTGCGAACAAGAAAAAATAA
- a CDS encoding energy-coupling factor ABC transporter ATP-binding protein has product MDIKLQQVSYAYSQGTPFEKRALFDVNFEIPSHTYQAIIGHTGSGKSTILQHFNALLKPTTGIVQLGDRTVEAGKKAKDLKAVRQRVGIVFQFPEHQLFEETVLKDIMFGPMNFGVSATEAEARARELVRLVGLPENVLEKSPFDLSGGQMRRVAIAGVLAMEPEVIVLDEPTAGLDPRGQKEIMDMFYTLHQERNLTTILVTHSMEDAARYADNLIIMHEGKNVLSGTPREIFKDIETLKQFRLEPPRIVRFQQKVEKMINTSLAKVCLTEEELAIEMARLLREERGES; this is encoded by the coding sequence ATGGACATCAAACTTCAACAAGTAAGCTATGCCTATTCTCAAGGTACACCTTTTGAAAAACGGGCATTATTCGATGTGAATTTTGAGATTCCATCCCATACGTACCAAGCAATTATTGGTCATACGGGTTCTGGTAAATCGACCATTCTTCAACATTTTAATGCGCTGTTAAAGCCCACAACGGGCATTGTGCAATTAGGCGATCGCACAGTGGAGGCAGGTAAAAAGGCTAAGGATTTAAAAGCAGTTCGCCAACGTGTGGGTATTGTATTTCAATTTCCAGAGCATCAGTTGTTTGAAGAAACGGTATTAAAGGATATTATGTTCGGGCCGATGAACTTTGGTGTATCTGCAACAGAGGCTGAGGCGCGTGCTAGAGAGCTTGTCCGTTTAGTCGGCCTACCTGAAAATGTGTTGGAAAAGTCACCATTTGATTTATCTGGTGGACAAATGCGACGTGTAGCAATTGCAGGAGTTTTAGCAATGGAGCCAGAAGTTATTGTTTTAGATGAACCAACAGCTGGGCTAGACCCCCGTGGTCAAAAGGAAATTATGGATATGTTTTATACATTACATCAAGAGCGTAATTTAACGACGATTCTTGTGACACACAGTATGGAAGATGCAGCTCGTTATGCGGACAATCTTATCATTATGCATGAGGGCAAAAATGTATTGAGTGGAACACCGCGTGAGATTTTTAAAGATATTGAGACATTGAAACAATTCCGTTTAGAGCCGCCTCGGATTGTGCGCTTTCAGCAAAAAGTTGAAAAGATGATTAATACATCTTTGGCAAAGGTATGTTTAACTGAAGAGGAGCTAGCGATTGAAATGGCTCGATTATTAAGAGAGGAGCGTGGAGAGTCATGA